In Deltaproteobacteria bacterium, the following are encoded in one genomic region:
- a CDS encoding aldehyde dehydrogenase, with the protein MAEKFELPEELKENTNLVAGVWRGAGSGKTFEVKSPVTGEVLGRVPLCDPSDVDRAVEAARKAWEPFRLTPVFERSALVRRISELISARAEIIGRVLTMEQGKSYFREALPEVRETARNFQIAAEDIVRLETPVIPMEDPNKRVFTFREAVGTMAVITPWNFPTVIPSEYLGPSLAAGNTIIMKPASYTPLSMILVGRCIQDALDDLGYPKGVFNLITGPGGKVGDYLVGHPGVDMIGFTGETLTGTSICSRAGIKRTLMELGGNGPQIVCSDANIEEAARAAAFGCFFNAGQVCCATERILVDRKVHDEFLGLLVKEAETWRLGDPMEEETCMGPLNNEPTVAKTKTHLEDAVAKGARILLGGRVQSGWRTDLYFPATVIDGVSRDSLLNKEETFGPVAPVITFQNDEEAVQIANESGYGLQMSVFTSSIKRCFFYASRLRTGNIVFNDTTDYWEAHEPFGGGGGTKSGYGRLGGRYTLDDVTHLKTCAIDIEKVL; encoded by the coding sequence ATGGCTGAGAAATTCGAACTGCCCGAAGAACTGAAGGAGAACACCAATCTCGTAGCCGGGGTCTGGCGCGGTGCCGGATCCGGGAAGACCTTTGAGGTGAAGAGCCCGGTAACCGGTGAGGTGCTCGGCAGGGTGCCCCTGTGCGACCCGAGTGATGTGGACAGAGCCGTCGAAGCCGCCCGAAAGGCCTGGGAACCGTTCAGGCTCACACCGGTTTTCGAGCGTTCGGCTCTGGTCCGAAGGATTTCGGAGCTGATTTCTGCCAGGGCGGAGATTATAGGCAGGGTGCTCACCATGGAGCAGGGGAAGTCCTATTTCAGGGAAGCCCTTCCTGAGGTCCGGGAGACGGCCAGGAATTTCCAGATTGCCGCAGAGGATATCGTTCGCCTGGAAACGCCCGTCATTCCCATGGAGGACCCGAACAAGCGTGTCTTCACCTTTCGTGAGGCTGTCGGTACGATGGCGGTGATCACGCCCTGGAACTTTCCCACGGTGATACCTTCCGAGTATCTCGGACCCTCTCTTGCGGCGGGGAATACTATCATAATGAAGCCCGCCTCCTATACTCCTCTTTCCATGATACTCGTGGGCCGCTGCATCCAAGATGCTTTGGACGATTTAGGATATCCGAAGGGTGTCTTCAATCTCATCACAGGCCCCGGAGGAAAGGTGGGAGACTATCTGGTCGGCCATCCCGGGGTGGACATGATCGGGTTCACAGGGGAAACCCTCACCGGAACTTCGATCTGTTCACGGGCGGGTATCAAGAGAACCCTTATGGAACTGGGAGGCAACGGTCCGCAGATCGTCTGTTCCGACGCCAACATAGAAGAGGCGGCAAGGGCTGCGGCCTTCGGGTGCTTCTTCAATGCAGGTCAGGTCTGCTGTGCCACGGAGAGGATCCTGGTTGACAGGAAGGTTCACGATGAGTTCCTTGGACTGCTCGTGAAGGAGGCAGAGACCTGGAGACTCGGGGATCCCATGGAGGAGGAGACCTGTATGGGGCCTCTCAACAACGAGCCTACCGTTGCAAAGACCAAGACGCACCTGGAGGACGCGGTGGCAAAAGGGGCAAGGATTCTGCTCGGCGGCAGGGTGCAAAGCGGATGGCGCACTGATCTCTATTTTCCCGCCACTGTTATCGACGGGGTTTCTCGGGACAGCCTTCTGAACAAGGAGGAGACCTTCGGCCCCGTGGCACCTGTGATCACCTTCCAGAACGATGAGGAAGCCGTGCAAATAGCCAATGAGAGCGGGTACGGGTTGCAGATGTCGGTGTTTACCTCCTCGATCAAGAGGTGTTTCTTCTACGCTTCGCGGCTCCGGACGGGCAATATCGTATTCAACGACACCACGGACTACTGGGAGGCCCATGAGCCTTTTGGCGGCGGGGGCGGTACAAAGAGCGGATACGGGCGACTCGGCGGCCGATACACCCTGGATGACGTGACCCATCTCAAGACCTGCGCCATCGACATAGAGAAGGTGCTTTGA
- the gabT gene encoding 4-aminobutyrate--2-oxoglutarate transaminase, translated as MSKTEDLLKAREENVPRGPFNVTPYFAAGAKGATIRDVEGREFIDFAGGIGVMNVGHCAPRVVEAVKDQAEKFTHTCFHVVMYESYVELARKMNQITPGAFPKKTMFVNSGAEAVENAVKIARYATGRPGIVVFEDAFHGRTLLAMTLTSKVKPYKFGFGPYAPDVYRIPYAYCYRCAFGLEYPSCELRCADYLKEVFNTHISAENVAAVLAEPVLGEGGFVVPPAGWHRKVKEICEQNGILYIDDEVQTGFGRTARMFAIEHFGVEPDIITTAKSLGGGLPIAGVTGRAEIMEAPHVGGLGGTFGGNPLACRAGLAVIETFEAEDLLGRAETVGRKVMDRFKEMEETYELIGDVRGVGAMVAMELVRDRVTREPAKEETGQLVKKCYEKGLITISAGTHGNIMRALMPLVISDDELDRGLAILEESLGEIG; from the coding sequence ATGTCAAAGACGGAAGATCTCTTGAAAGCGCGGGAGGAGAATGTTCCCCGGGGACCATTCAACGTGACGCCTTACTTTGCGGCCGGGGCAAAGGGCGCGACCATCAGGGACGTGGAGGGTCGGGAATTCATCGATTTTGCAGGTGGCATCGGGGTGATGAACGTGGGCCACTGTGCTCCCCGGGTGGTAGAGGCGGTCAAGGATCAAGCCGAGAAATTCACCCATACCTGCTTCCATGTGGTGATGTACGAGTCCTACGTGGAACTTGCCAGAAAGATGAACCAGATCACTCCCGGCGCGTTTCCGAAGAAGACGATGTTTGTCAACAGCGGGGCCGAAGCGGTGGAGAATGCGGTCAAGATCGCCCGTTATGCAACCGGGCGGCCCGGTATTGTCGTTTTTGAGGACGCCTTCCACGGCCGGACCCTTCTGGCCATGACCCTGACGAGCAAGGTCAAGCCGTACAAGTTCGGGTTCGGACCATATGCGCCTGATGTCTATCGGATTCCCTATGCCTACTGCTACAGGTGCGCTTTCGGCCTCGAGTATCCCTCCTGCGAGCTCCGGTGCGCCGACTATCTGAAAGAGGTCTTCAACACCCATATCTCGGCCGAGAATGTGGCCGCGGTCCTGGCAGAGCCGGTTCTCGGGGAAGGCGGGTTCGTGGTCCCACCAGCGGGATGGCACCGAAAGGTCAAGGAGATCTGCGAGCAGAACGGGATCCTCTATATCGACGACGAGGTCCAGACAGGGTTCGGCCGGACCGCGAGGATGTTTGCCATAGAGCATTTCGGGGTGGAGCCCGATATCATAACCACGGCAAAATCCCTGGGGGGAGGGCTTCCCATCGCCGGGGTCACCGGGAGGGCCGAGATCATGGAGGCTCCCCATGTCGGAGGCCTCGGGGGGACCTTCGGGGGGAATCCCCTGGCCTGCCGTGCCGGGCTTGCGGTGATAGAGACCTTTGAAGCTGAGGACCTCCTCGGCCGGGCCGAGACGGTCGGCCGAAAGGTGATGGATCGTTTCAAGGAAATGGAGGAGACTTACGAGCTCATCGGGGATGTCCGAGGGGTGGGGGCGATGGTGGCCATGGAACTGGTCAGGGACCGGGTCACCAGGGAGCCGGCAAAGGAGGAGACGGGCCAGTTGGTGAAGAAATGTTACGAGAAGGGATTGATTACCATCTCCGCGGGAACCCACGGGAACATAATGCGGGCCCTTATGCCCCTGGTTATCTCCGACGACGAGCTCGACCGTGGACTTGCAATCCTTGAGGAATCGCTCGGAGAGATCGGGTGA
- a CDS encoding choice-of-anchor D domain-containing protein, translating to MGKKSIPVLLVLVCLAVGFNVPSPSYAQWAKTYGGSQHDQAYSIHQTTDGGYIVAGQTLSFGASGSSDVWVLKLDQEGEIVWQKTYGDIYYDMAYSVEETFDESGSPNGYVVAGQRGSSPEEGTGVDLWVLRLDLDGNVVWQKTYGGENTDEAFSIQQTTDGGYMVGGLTFSFGAERSDSWVLKLDSDGQIVWQRTFGGARDDYASCVRETFDSTGASDGYVVAGETNSFGPGAEGVWVIKLNPDGTVAWQKSYGGDNYEYARSIRQTTDGGYIVAGGTTTFGAGGPPESDFWVLKLDPTGGIMWQKSCGGEGDDRAHSICQTEDGGYIVAGKTWSFGDYHWLILKLDKVGNISWQKAYVGYGSGRGCSVEQTADRGYIVGGGTGYAGDLLVMKLDSYGEIPYCQAVGTSEARVFDTPGVDQVTTAPGASSPAAPLSPLIAVGGSSAEVSVVCGPHIEVSPLGYDFGNVELGSSATVLVGISNLGSIGLSVDSIAFQDGSSSDFSIASGPGAPTEVPPGETLYVEVMYTPSSLGTSSAHLEIKSDDSGEPTVVVTLSGTGLETEIPPGEQVAEILEFFDESVENGTLIGSGPGNSAEKRLRALRNMIESAGDLIEEGDIEEACGQLRDAYRKTDGEPRPPDFVTGEAAGELAEMLQDLMEDLGCG from the coding sequence ATGGGAAAAAAGTCGATTCCGGTTCTTTTGGTGTTGGTTTGTCTTGCCGTAGGGTTCAACGTACCTTCGCCCTCCTATGCTCAGTGGGCCAAGACCTATGGTGGGAGTCAACATGATCAGGCCTATTCGATCCACCAGACGACCGATGGTGGATACATCGTGGCTGGGCAGACACTCTCTTTTGGGGCAAGCGGATCATCCGATGTCTGGGTCTTGAAACTCGACCAGGAGGGAGAGATCGTCTGGCAGAAGACATACGGGGACATCTATTATGACATGGCCTACTCCGTGGAAGAGACCTTTGACGAGAGTGGGAGCCCCAATGGATACGTTGTCGCGGGTCAAAGAGGATCGTCGCCGGAGGAGGGGACGGGGGTCGACCTCTGGGTGCTGAGACTCGATCTGGATGGAAACGTTGTCTGGCAGAAAACCTATGGAGGGGAGAATACGGACGAAGCATTTTCCATCCAACAGACGACAGACGGCGGATACATGGTGGGCGGGCTGACTTTCTCTTTTGGAGCAGAAAGATCAGACTCATGGGTGTTGAAGCTCGACTCCGATGGGCAGATTGTCTGGCAGAGGACCTTTGGGGGGGCTAGGGACGACTATGCCTCTTGTGTTCGGGAGACATTCGACAGTACCGGAGCATCCGACGGGTACGTCGTGGCCGGCGAGACCAACTCTTTTGGCCCGGGGGCCGAGGGGGTCTGGGTCATAAAGCTCAACCCCGATGGAACGGTGGCGTGGCAGAAGAGCTACGGAGGGGACAATTACGAGTATGCCAGGTCTATACGGCAGACCACGGATGGCGGGTATATCGTAGCCGGCGGGACCACCACCTTTGGCGCAGGCGGCCCTCCGGAATCGGATTTTTGGGTCCTGAAACTCGACCCAACAGGGGGGATCATGTGGCAGAAGAGCTGTGGAGGAGAGGGTGACGACAGGGCGCACTCTATCTGCCAGACCGAAGATGGCGGATACATCGTGGCAGGTAAGACTTGGTCCTTCGGGGATTATCACTGGTTGATATTGAAGCTGGATAAAGTCGGAAACATATCCTGGCAGAAGGCCTACGTGGGGTACGGCTCCGGCAGGGGTTGTTCTGTCGAACAGACCGCAGACAGGGGATACATTGTGGGCGGCGGTACCGGGTATGCCGGCGATCTCCTGGTAATGAAACTCGATAGCTATGGGGAGATCCCCTATTGCCAGGCTGTGGGCACGAGCGAGGCCCGGGTTTTCGATACACCAGGTGTGGATCAAGTGACCACTGCCCCAGGGGCCAGCTCACCTGCCGCCCCTCTCAGTCCCCTCATCGCAGTAGGGGGCTCCTCTGCTGAGGTTTCTGTCGTTTGTGGCCCCCACATCGAGGTTTCACCTCTCGGCTATGATTTTGGTAATGTAGAACTGGGCTCCTCGGCTACGGTTCTGGTCGGCATCTCGAATCTGGGAAGCATAGGGCTGTCCGTGGACAGTATCGCCTTTCAGGATGGCAGCAGCAGCGATTTCTCGATTGCCTCGGGTCCGGGTGCTCCGACCGAAGTGCCTCCCGGTGAGACCCTTTACGTGGAGGTCATGTACACGCCGTCAAGCCTCGGGACTTCGTCTGCTCACCTTGAGATCAAGAGCGATGATTCTGGCGAGCCGACAGTGGTGGTAACCTTGAGCGGAACCGGGTTAGAGACGGAGATACCGCCTGGAGAACAGGTAGCCGAGATCCTTGAATTCTTCGACGAGTCGGTCGAAAATGGTACGCTTATCGGAAGTGGCCCGGGTAATTCGGCTGAAAAGAGGCTCCGCGCCCTGAGGAACATGATCGAGTCGGCAGGCGACCTGATAGAGGAGGGCGATATCGAAGAGGCGTGCGGCCAGCTTCGAGACGCTTACAGGAAGACCGACGGCGAGCCCAGGCCCCCGGACTTTGTTACGGGAGAAGCAGCGGGGGAACTCGCGGAAATGCTCCAGGACCTCATGGAAGATCTTGGATGCGGGTAA
- a CDS encoding adenosylcobinamide amidohydrolase — MVVEKRGRFLVVRFGEEMRILSWAVVGGGFRKSRSLAWLQVKEGELGPDVDPVRLLRRRLKEARLSCGVGMMTGTDLKGYQDVRRSDGSLTVGCIATVGLSNALAVGDPPGTGGVVGTVNLLCHVSVPLSRGAMVEVVSLAAEARTAAFMDSLLKSRVSGRPATGTGTDCIAVASPWRRRGERYAGKHTPIGSLIGQAVRQAVTSGIRSRLGEDKSPGGRDSRGRAARFGGWKR, encoded by the coding sequence ATGGTTGTCGAGAAAAGAGGTCGGTTCCTGGTCGTCCGGTTCGGAGAGGAGATGCGGATCTTGAGCTGGGCCGTCGTGGGCGGCGGGTTTAGAAAGAGCAGGAGCTTGGCCTGGCTGCAGGTGAAAGAAGGGGAACTGGGACCGGACGTGGATCCGGTTCGTCTGCTGAGGAGGCGCCTCAAGGAGGCGCGTCTTTCCTGTGGCGTGGGCATGATGACCGGCACCGACCTGAAGGGATATCAGGACGTAAGAAGGTCTGACGGGTCACTGACGGTGGGCTGTATCGCCACGGTTGGCCTCTCGAACGCTCTTGCCGTGGGGGATCCCCCCGGCACAGGAGGGGTAGTCGGAACCGTCAATCTCTTGTGTCATGTCTCCGTGCCTCTCTCCAGGGGGGCCATGGTTGAGGTCGTCTCCCTCGCGGCCGAGGCGCGAACCGCCGCTTTCATGGATTCACTCCTCAAGAGTCGAGTCAGTGGAAGACCCGCCACGGGAACGGGTACGGACTGCATCGCAGTGGCTTCTCCATGGAGGAGAAGGGGTGAGAGATATGCGGGGAAACATACTCCCATAGGCTCGTTGATCGGTCAAGCGGTAAGACAGGCGGTTACCAGCGGGATTCGGTCGCGTCTGGGCGAAGATAAATCACCGGGAGGCCGGGATTCCCGCGGGAGAGCGGCCCGCTTCGGTGGGTGGAAGAGGTAG
- the cobT gene encoding nicotinate-nucleotide--dimethylbenzimidazole phosphoribosyltransferase — translation MEEYLARVEPLKDEFLEEAQKRLDSLTKPRGSLGRLEEFVRHYVAVKQELRPAINRKTILILAGDHGVAEEEVSLYPKEVTSQMVRNFLHKGAAISVLARFIGARLYVVDMGVDHDFEPVEGLVIRRVARGTANITKGPAMTARQALEAVLAGIEIVEEVKREGVDIIGVGDMGIGNTTPSSAIIAAVAGLPAREVTGRGTGVDDRGLEKKIEVVERALSVNRPDPRDPLDVLAKLGGFEIAGITGVAIGASANRIPVVADGLISTAGILIATEMNPRIKAYIFASHSSAEIGHRVMLDRIGIRPVLDLSMRLGEGTGAALGIQLVDAALRLYNEMATFEEAGVSGKKG, via the coding sequence ATAGAAGAGTATCTGGCACGGGTCGAGCCCCTGAAGGATGAATTCCTGGAAGAAGCACAGAAGCGCCTGGACAGTCTCACAAAACCCCGGGGGAGCCTTGGCCGCCTGGAGGAATTCGTGAGGCACTACGTGGCCGTCAAGCAGGAGCTTCGACCTGCGATCAACCGCAAGACCATCCTCATCCTCGCGGGGGATCATGGGGTGGCCGAGGAGGAGGTGAGCCTCTATCCCAAGGAGGTGACCTCCCAGATGGTTCGTAATTTTCTCCACAAGGGGGCGGCCATAAGTGTTCTGGCCCGATTCATCGGGGCCCGTCTCTACGTGGTTGATATGGGTGTAGACCATGATTTCGAGCCTGTCGAGGGTCTGGTCATAAGAAGGGTGGCAAGGGGGACGGCGAACATCACCAAGGGGCCGGCCATGACAGCCAGGCAGGCCCTCGAGGCGGTACTGGCGGGAATCGAGATCGTCGAAGAGGTGAAAAGGGAAGGGGTGGACATCATCGGCGTGGGCGATATGGGAATCGGCAATACGACGCCGAGCAGTGCGATCATAGCCGCCGTAGCCGGTCTTCCCGCGAGAGAGGTGACGGGCAGGGGTACGGGTGTCGACGACCGAGGATTGGAGAAGAAGATCGAGGTCGTGGAGAGGGCTCTCAGTGTGAACAGGCCTGATCCTCGGGATCCTCTGGATGTCTTGGCCAAACTGGGGGGATTCGAGATCGCGGGTATCACGGGTGTCGCCATCGGGGCTTCCGCCAATCGCATTCCGGTCGTCGCCGACGGGCTGATCTCCACGGCCGGGATTCTTATCGCCACTGAGATGAACCCCAGGATCAAGGCTTACATTTTCGCTTCTCACAGTTCGGCCGAGATCGGCCACAGGGTCATGCTCGACCGGATAGGCATCCGCCCGGTGCTGGATCTCTCCATGCGGCTGGGCGAGGGAACCGGGGCTGCTCTCGGCATCCAATTGGTGGATGCGGCCCTGAGGCTTTACAACGAGATGGCCACCTTCGAGGAGGCGGGCGTGAGCGGGAAGAAGGGATGA
- the cobD gene encoding cobalamin biosynthesis protein CobD, which translates to MTGQIIIAYLADLIFGDPRWLPHPVVMMGKGIALSERLLLRPGLTERGKKWAGCVLVGLVVGGTWVLAEGSLRLARCYDWRLGVAVSIFLAYTTLATRSLGREASSVVERLGAGDTTGARKRLAGLVSRDTRHLDDSEICRAVVETVAENTSDGIVAPLFYLGIGGPALALAYKAVNTLDSMVGYRNSRYLDFGWASARLDDAANFLPSRITALLIVWVSFVLGRDWKKALETAWREGRNHESPNAGFPEAAVAGALGIRLGGPSVYFGEVLQKPYIGKAFEPVSVQRAGESIGIMFGVSLAMVAAVAVTLMLVSALS; encoded by the coding sequence ATGACCGGCCAGATCATTATCGCCTACCTCGCCGATCTGATCTTCGGTGATCCCAGGTGGTTGCCCCACCCGGTCGTGATGATGGGGAAGGGGATCGCTTTGTCGGAGAGACTGCTCTTGCGCCCGGGTTTGACCGAGAGAGGCAAGAAATGGGCGGGCTGTGTGCTGGTAGGCCTGGTCGTGGGTGGAACCTGGGTTCTTGCAGAAGGTTCATTGAGGCTCGCACGGTGCTATGACTGGAGATTGGGAGTGGCGGTCTCCATCTTTTTGGCTTACACTACTCTCGCCACGCGAAGCCTGGGCAGAGAGGCTTCGAGTGTGGTCGAGCGCCTGGGGGCCGGTGACACGACGGGAGCCAGGAAGCGCCTGGCAGGGCTGGTGAGCCGGGACACGCGGCATCTCGATGATTCGGAGATCTGTCGTGCGGTTGTGGAGACGGTTGCAGAGAATACCTCCGACGGTATCGTGGCTCCCCTTTTCTACCTCGGAATAGGCGGGCCGGCTCTGGCCCTGGCCTACAAGGCGGTGAACACCCTCGATTCGATGGTGGGGTATCGCAACTCCAGGTACCTCGATTTCGGATGGGCCTCGGCCAGGCTGGACGACGCGGCCAACTTCCTGCCTTCCAGGATCACGGCCCTTCTGATAGTGTGGGTCTCCTTTGTTCTCGGGAGAGACTGGAAGAAGGCACTGGAAACCGCCTGGAGAGAAGGAAGGAACCATGAGAGTCCCAACGCCGGCTTTCCCGAGGCAGCCGTGGCAGGGGCACTCGGGATTCGACTCGGGGGGCCGTCCGTGTATTTCGGGGAGGTCCTTCAGAAACCCTACATCGGGAAGGCCTTTGAGCCCGTCTCTGTTCAGAGGGCCGGGGAAAGCATCGGAATCATGTTCGGTGTTTCGCTGGCAATGGTAGCGGCCGTGGCGGTGACACTTATGTTGGTTTCGGCTCTGTCTTGA
- a CDS encoding long-chain-fatty-acid--CoA ligase — protein sequence MVLREPLSKAARLFHRKEAIVCGEERFTYGEFIDRVYRFAGGLGRLGIGKGGKVAILHPNCHVFLESYFGTAITGAVLVPVNYRLSPREVAFILDDSESQLLIASPEFGEIVEQVQAGRPGGWRVLFSGAGGSYEEFLSDSGGEPPPPVSLEGDDLAQIYYTSGTTGRPKGVMLSHRNVASHALGTIGELHLTDSDVWIHVAPMFHLADAWATWAVTWVGATHVMIPHFEARRVLETIERERVTITNMIPTTLNLLINDPSVGRYDCSSLRVLLSGGAPIAPHVVRRIIETFGCDYIQTYGMTETSPYLTLSILKDHLKRLPYEEQLKYKSKTGREFIGVELKVVREDGTEVNPDEKEVGEIIVRGEIVTCGYWKQPEETRKAIRDGWLYTGDMAVIDEEGYVTIVDRKKDMIVTGGENVYSTEVEHVLYQHPAVLEAAVVGVPDEKWGEAVKAVVVLKEGQTATEGEIVAFCKENLAHYKSPKSVDLVDSLPKTGSGKIHKKLIRDAYWEGYEKKVH from the coding sequence ATGGTTTTGAGAGAACCCCTGTCCAAGGCGGCGCGGCTCTTCCACAGGAAGGAGGCGATCGTCTGTGGGGAAGAGCGGTTTACCTATGGCGAGTTCATAGACCGGGTGTACCGTTTCGCGGGCGGTCTCGGCCGTCTGGGTATCGGCAAGGGGGGGAAGGTCGCAATCCTCCACCCCAACTGTCATGTCTTCTTGGAGTCCTATTTCGGCACGGCGATTACGGGAGCAGTGCTGGTCCCCGTCAACTATCGTCTCTCTCCCAGGGAGGTGGCGTTCATACTCGATGACTCCGAGAGCCAGCTTCTCATCGCGTCCCCCGAATTCGGCGAGATCGTGGAGCAAGTCCAGGCCGGAAGGCCTGGGGGCTGGAGGGTTCTTTTCAGCGGAGCGGGGGGGTCGTACGAGGAATTCCTTTCCGATTCCGGAGGAGAACCGCCTCCTCCGGTTTCTCTGGAAGGAGACGATCTGGCACAGATCTATTACACCAGCGGGACCACGGGCAGGCCCAAGGGGGTGATGCTGAGCCACAGGAACGTGGCGAGCCATGCCCTGGGGACCATTGGGGAACTTCACCTCACGGACAGTGATGTCTGGATTCACGTGGCTCCCATGTTTCATCTCGCCGATGCATGGGCCACGTGGGCGGTCACGTGGGTGGGGGCGACCCACGTGATGATCCCCCATTTTGAGGCCAGGCGGGTTCTCGAGACCATCGAAAGGGAAAGGGTCACGATCACCAATATGATACCCACCACCCTCAACCTCCTGATAAACGATCCCTCCGTGGGCCGGTACGACTGCAGTAGCTTGAGAGTCCTTTTGAGCGGAGGCGCCCCGATCGCTCCGCATGTGGTTCGGAGGATCATAGAGACCTTCGGGTGCGACTATATCCAGACTTACGGCATGACGGAGACCAGCCCCTATCTTACCCTCTCGATCTTGAAGGACCACCTGAAGAGGCTCCCATACGAGGAACAGTTGAAGTACAAGTCCAAAACCGGCCGTGAATTTATCGGCGTGGAGCTCAAGGTGGTGAGGGAGGACGGCACCGAGGTAAACCCCGATGAGAAAGAGGTGGGGGAGATCATCGTGCGGGGGGAGATAGTCACCTGCGGGTACTGGAAACAACCGGAAGAGACCCGGAAGGCTATCCGGGACGGGTGGCTCTACACCGGGGACATGGCCGTGATCGACGAGGAGGGCTACGTCACGATCGTGGATCGTAAGAAAGACATGATTGTCACGGGCGGAGAGAACGTCTACTCAACCGAGGTGGAGCATGTCCTCTACCAGCACCCTGCGGTTTTGGAGGCGGCGGTTGTCGGGGTTCCCGACGAGAAGTGGGGCGAGGCGGTCAAGGCGGTCGTCGTGCTCAAGGAAGGACAAACCGCCACCGAGGGGGAGATAGTGGCCTTTTGCAAGGAGAATCTCGCCCACTACAAGAGCCCGAAATCCGTCGATTTGGTCGATTCCCTTCCCAAGACCGGTTCTGGAAAGATCCACAAAAAGCTTATCAGAGATGCTTATTGGGAGGGTTACGAAAAAAAGGTCCATTGA